In the genome of Anabas testudineus chromosome 4, fAnaTes1.2, whole genome shotgun sequence, one region contains:
- the nrl gene encoding neural retina-specific leucine zipper protein encodes MSSPPLPMSSLPPSPLAMEYLNDFDLLKFEVKSDTPPLPPPCAYPKSSLSHDPPSSPYTSHPPQDSSLSSSPYNSLPPSPTLSDAHPPPSGSSSLSSSSSSISFPLSISNSFTSGISSSAQGNVEGSPAHGGPQGPTPASLEDLIWLAALQQQFGGEVTGPATLLGALGGVPERGDRERGPVNGFLGCEDAVEALLNSAAAAVSSQFPGLSQSSSSNLGDSSSDSGGDISCAKGTDMCHRPLVFLSSAPPSLPNATPNSAPYSQPLSPQGRLHHHQHHHHQHHPHHPMHGNHHHHHHPQVNQVHRCGVNERFSDEQLVSLSVRELNRHLRGVSKDEVVRLKQKRRTLKNRGYAQSCRYKRLQHRHALESEKHVLTQQLEQLQCELTRVLRERDAYKARYEKLLSTNHGTGTEAPPTRTSKPPSPPPDYFL; translated from the exons atgtcctctcctcccctccccatGTCCTCTCTTCCCCCCAGCCCCCTGGCCATGGAATACCTAAACGACTTTGACCTCCTCAAGTTTGAGGTGAAATCTGACActcctccactccctcctccaTGTGCATATCCCAAATCTAGTCTCTCCCACGACCCCCCAAGCTCGCCATACACCAGCCACCCTCCACAAGACTCCAGCTTGAGCTCCAGCCCTTACAACTCGCTGCCACCCTCGCCAACGCTCAGCGACGCCCACCCGCCACCTTCGGGCTCTTCCTCGCTCTCTTCTTCGTCCTCATCCATCTCCTTCCCCCTCTCCATATCCAACAGCTTCACTTCTGGCATTAGCTCCAGTGCTCAGGGGAACGTGGAGGGCAGCCCAGCCCACGGTGGGCCTCAGGGTCCCACCCCAGCCTCGCTGGAGGACCTGATCTGGCTGgcagcactgcagcaacagTTTGGAGGTGAGGTGACGGGGCCCGCCACTCTACTGGGAGCCTTGGGAGGCGTACCAGAAAGAGGCGACAGAGAGAGGGGGCCAGTGAACGGCTTTCTGGGCTGCGAGGATGCTGTGGAGGCTTTGCTGAACTcggctgctgcagctgtcagttCACAG TTTCCAGGTCTTTCTCAGAGTTCGAGCAGCAACCTTGGCGACTCCAGCAGCGACAGTGGAGGTGACATCTCCTGTGCCAAGGGTACAGACATGTGCCATCGCCCACTCGTCTTCCTCTCGTCTGCACCCCCCTCGCTCCCCAACGCCACCCCCAACTCAGCCCCATACTCACAACCACTCAGCCCCCAGGGCCGCCTTCATCACCACCAGCATCACCATCATCAGCACCACCCGCACCACCCCATGCATGGcaaccatcaccatcatcaccacccACAAGTTAATCAGGTACACAGG TGTGGAGTGAATGAGCGCTTCTCTGATGAGCAGCTGGTGAGCCTGTCGGTGCGCGAGCTCAACCGACACCTGCGTGGAGTGAGTAAGGATGAGGTGGTGCGCTTGAAGCAGAAACGCCGCACGCTAAAGAATCGTGGCTATGCCCAGTCCTGCCGGTACAAGCGCTTACAGCACCGCCATGCTCTGGAGTCTGAGAAACATGTGCTCACACAAcag CTGGAACAGTTACAGTGTGAGCTGACTCGAGTGCTGAGGGAGAGAGACGCCTACAAGGCTCGCTATGAGAAGCTCCTCAGCACGAACCACGGCACTGGCACTGAAGCCCCACCGACCCGCACTAGCAAGCCACCTTCCCCACCCCCTGACTACTTCCTCTGA